One region of Solanum pennellii chromosome 6, SPENNV200 genomic DNA includes:
- the LOC107022381 gene encoding F-box/kelch-repeat protein At3g23880-like produces MVVKFGVDYETSPLPTRQVHLYLLPDNLIPGCVPTHQRIYYCDGVNDFRHMVGPINGIFLLENGHFLNVRFAWWNPAIKQCRVVPKIEFDVEENFEDCSRSLGIGFDKTNQDYKIIYFRTFNIKFTSVVYPKIFTALYSTKNDSWKFLEPNFSHESQISFSQNFTYQNGVYYWLASSNWSCDKENVYSVLSFDFETELFEIMPGPPIPGEYWARLVLRGRSIAVMASKDVSIAMTAEYDIWQRIGENNWIKVYTVNPPIPYHMPNGMWEYDKYVYELTQSYRLMWYDQNAKQATSLGFDFFIRLLSGFAWPLDYKESLFPIPVRTENPTEKDTAEYFFRKY; encoded by the coding sequence ATGGTAGTTAAGTTTGGTGTTGACTATGAGACAAGCCCTTTGCCTACAAGGCAAGTTCATTTGTATTTGCTCCCTGATAATTTAATTCCAGGATGTGTACCTACACATCAACGGATTTATTACTGTGACGGTGTTAATGATTTCAGACACATGGTTGGTCCGATCAATGGAATATTCTTACTAGAGAATGGACATTTTCTGAATGTTCGATTTGCCTGGTGGAATCCTGCGATTAAACAGTGTAGGGTTGTTCCGAAGATTGAATTTGATGTAGAAGAAAATTTTGAGGACTGTAGCAGATCACTTGGAATAGGTTTTGACAAAACGAATCAGGACTACAAGATTATCTATTTTCGAACATTTAACATTAAATTTACATCAGTTGTTTATCCTAAGATATTTACTGCTCTGTACTCGACTAAAAATGACTCGTGGAAGTTCTTGGAACCGAATTTCTCTCATGAATCTCAAATATCTTTTTCGCAAAATTTCACTTACCAGAATGGAGTTTATTATTGGCTGGCCAGCAGTAATTGGAGTTGTGACAAAGAAAATGTGTACAGTGTTTTGTCATTTGATTTTGAAACTGAACTTTTCGAGATAATGCCAGGGCCACCTATTCCAGGTGAATACTGGGCTAGATTAGTGTTACGCGGTAGATCAATTGCAGTTATGGCTAGTAAAGACGTGTCGATAGCTATGACAGCAGAATATGATATATGGCAAAGGATTGGAGAGAATAATTGGATCAAAGTATACACGGTGAATCCTCCTATACCCTATCATATGCCTAATGGGATGTGGGAGTATGATAAGTATGTTTACGAACTAACACAAAGTTACAGGTTGATGTGGTATGATCAGAACGCTAAACAAGCTACGAGCCttggatttgatttttttatacgTCTACTATCTGGTTTTGCTTGGCCATTAGATTATAAGGAGAGTTTATTTCCAATTCCAGTAAGGACAGAAAATCCTACTGAAAAGGATACTGCTGAATATTTCTTCAGAAAGTATTAA